Proteins from one Erysipelothrix larvae genomic window:
- the pfkA gene encoding 6-phosphofructokinase — protein MKKIGVLTSGGDAPGMNAAIRAVVRSGLIQGLEVYGVFNGYKGLVENDIQKLTRSDVSDIVIKGGTILGSARLEDFKLEEVRKKAIDNLNALGIEGLIVIGGDGSYRGAKALTDMGINCIGLPGTIDNDIAATDYTIGFDTALNTIIENVDKLRDTSSSHHRCSVVEVMGNRCGDLALFAGITCGAEVVITKETGFDEQEILERLKMFEVKKKKRHAIVIISEKITDVDLLAQKISQHTGFAGRSTVLGHIQRGGSPTARDRILATQYGDFAVSELIRGGGGSCVCFVDEQFRAVPIDEALKTPKKSRKELFELHQRLV, from the coding sequence ATGAAGAAAATTGGTGTCTTAACTTCTGGTGGTGATGCACCAGGAATGAATGCAGCAATTCGTGCTGTTGTTCGTTCCGGGCTAATCCAAGGATTAGAAGTTTATGGAGTATTTAACGGATACAAAGGGCTTGTGGAAAACGATATCCAAAAACTCACGCGTAGTGATGTAAGTGATATCGTCATAAAGGGTGGTACCATCCTTGGTTCTGCTCGATTAGAAGATTTCAAGCTTGAAGAAGTAAGAAAAAAAGCAATTGATAACTTAAATGCACTCGGTATCGAAGGGTTAATTGTTATCGGTGGCGATGGTTCATACCGTGGTGCAAAAGCATTAACGGATATGGGTATAAATTGCATTGGTTTACCGGGAACGATTGATAACGATATTGCAGCTACTGATTATACGATTGGTTTTGACACTGCTTTGAATACAATCATCGAAAACGTAGATAAACTACGGGATACATCAAGTTCACATCACCGATGCTCTGTAGTAGAGGTTATGGGAAATCGATGTGGTGACTTGGCACTGTTTGCGGGTATAACTTGCGGTGCTGAAGTTGTGATCACAAAAGAAACTGGATTTGATGAGCAAGAGATTTTAGAACGGTTAAAAATGTTTGAAGTAAAGAAGAAAAAGCGTCATGCGATTGTCATTATTTCAGAAAAAATAACCGATGTAGACCTCTTAGCTCAAAAGATATCTCAGCATACTGGTTTTGCTGGAAGATCAACAGTATTGGGGCATATTCAACGAGGCGGTTCACCAACCGCACGAGACCGAATTCTTGCAACCCAATATGGTGACTTTGCAGTTTCTGAATTAATTCGTGGTGGAGGGGGATCTTGTGTGTGTTTTGTGGATGAACAATTCCGGGCAGTTCCAATTGATGAAGCACTAAAAACACCGAAGAAATCACGTAAAGAGTTATTTGAATTACATCAACGATTAGTTTAA
- a CDS encoding ATP-binding protein: MSFKNLKYPLTKDQQNQRNQLIAQLLEHKHVKAFLTQYRVSQKIVEENAYRFKDWVSEKEKAESVSKDLLEANPTLGEYVDLVFDHETNTLMEVFVRTDALQSMNESLEYLKRYIVFDLPAQLQKVSFDTLDIEHESPNYLKAIALCEPLELGKKGMYLYGDLGVGKSYLAACITNKFAKQNRSVMFVTTSELLTYIKTTFGLQFEQEKMFNALKNCDVLVLDDLGSEPITPWSRDEVLFPILNSRMENSKLTIFTSNYPIQKLESVYSIDSKGNIDPLRAKRFTDRVSTCATPFEIVGTNRRNHK, translated from the coding sequence ATGAGTTTCAAAAACCTGAAATATCCATTAACTAAAGACCAACAGAACCAACGAAACCAACTGATTGCACAGCTTCTTGAACATAAACATGTCAAAGCATTTTTAACACAATATCGCGTTTCGCAAAAGATTGTTGAGGAGAATGCCTACCGTTTTAAAGATTGGGTAAGTGAAAAAGAGAAAGCAGAATCTGTTTCAAAAGATCTCTTGGAAGCCAATCCCACCTTAGGAGAATATGTTGATTTAGTATTCGATCACGAAACCAACACCTTAATGGAAGTCTTTGTACGCACAGATGCGCTTCAATCAATGAATGAATCGTTAGAGTATCTTAAACGTTATATTGTATTTGATTTGCCAGCACAGCTTCAAAAAGTATCCTTTGATACACTTGACATTGAGCATGAATCACCAAATTACCTTAAAGCCATTGCACTTTGTGAACCCTTAGAGCTTGGAAAAAAGGGGATGTATCTCTACGGAGATTTAGGTGTTGGGAAAAGTTATCTTGCAGCCTGTATCACAAATAAGTTTGCGAAACAAAATCGTTCGGTAATGTTTGTGACAACAAGTGAATTATTAACATATATAAAAACAACATTTGGACTTCAATTTGAACAAGAAAAAATGTTCAATGCCTTAAAGAATTGTGATGTTCTAGTTTTGGATGACCTAGGTTCTGAACCCATTACCCCTTGGTCAAGAGATGAAGTATTGTTTCCAATATTGAACTCTAGAATGGAGAATTCAAAGCTTACGATCTTTACAAGCAACTATCCAATTCAAAAATTAGAATCTGTTTATTCTATCGATTCTAAAGGAAATATTGACCCTTTACGAGCGAAACGGTTTACAGACAGAGTAAGTACATGTGCTACTCCCTTTGAAATCGTTGGAACAAACAGAAGAAATCATAAATAA
- a CDS encoding DnaD domain protein — MKKVQYQCNCEHEINNDQLSALIRLYQPVFAFPALSLYLTLYELGRKHTNLSVEELCGIVQINSETLIQQRQELERFMLVRTFDGDDGVTLIVIKPLTMAQFIKHPMFGRLYALVRGSDAYKQISMECLNGKVKIDGNEITKPFDASRLSVWDEGLETTIDEHQTEVFAPHFDVDRFFSTMSDTVFPLSLRTDSLKRIIAEAGSLYQISYPDMKSILFNATNFSTRTLDEVKLVHAIDKEFRVSKRELPKQVENPYELDPVSFLQFKQNHTYIVDADRRLIESLSKNFEFTNPVINALLEYVLEINKDNLNRAYVEKIASTWKRRNVKTLSDALKEISQPAKNTSSKSTQKSKGTVVHQVPEYSKDDSIDEDVDALRKMLKDKLSKGGAS; from the coding sequence ATGAAAAAAGTTCAATATCAATGCAATTGTGAACACGAAATTAACAATGATCAATTATCTGCACTCATTCGTTTATATCAACCCGTATTCGCGTTTCCTGCATTATCACTTTATCTCACTTTGTATGAGCTAGGGCGTAAACACACTAATTTGTCGGTTGAAGAATTATGTGGAATCGTTCAAATTAACAGTGAAACCCTTATCCAACAAAGACAAGAACTTGAACGTTTTATGTTAGTGAGAACCTTCGATGGTGATGATGGTGTGACCCTCATCGTAATAAAACCACTGACCATGGCTCAATTTATTAAACATCCAATGTTTGGTAGACTCTATGCGCTTGTTAGAGGGAGTGATGCTTACAAACAAATTTCGATGGAATGTTTAAATGGTAAAGTTAAAATTGATGGAAATGAAATCACAAAACCCTTCGATGCATCACGATTATCTGTATGGGATGAAGGTCTTGAGACAACCATTGATGAACATCAAACAGAGGTATTTGCACCCCATTTTGATGTGGATCGATTCTTCTCTACAATGTCAGATACTGTGTTTCCCTTGAGTCTTCGAACCGATTCATTAAAACGTATTATAGCTGAAGCTGGATCCTTGTATCAAATCTCCTATCCCGATATGAAATCAATCCTCTTCAATGCAACCAACTTCTCAACGCGAACCCTTGACGAAGTGAAACTCGTTCATGCAATTGATAAAGAGTTTAGGGTATCAAAACGTGAACTTCCAAAACAAGTTGAAAATCCTTACGAATTGGATCCTGTGAGTTTCTTACAATTTAAGCAAAATCACACGTATATTGTGGATGCAGATCGCCGTCTTATTGAGTCACTCAGCAAAAACTTTGAATTCACAAATCCTGTCATCAATGCACTCTTGGAATATGTCCTTGAAATCAACAAAGACAATTTGAACCGTGCTTATGTTGAGAAGATTGCATCGACCTGGAAACGTCGTAATGTGAAAACCTTAAGTGACGCACTGAAAGAAATCAGTCAACCCGCTAAAAACACATCGTCAAAATCCACACAAAAATCAAAGGGGACTGTTGTTCATCAAGTTCCTGAATATTCAAAAGACGATTCCATTGACGAAGATGTGGATGCACTACGAAAAATGCTCAAAGATAAATTATCTAAAGGAGGGGCTTCATGA
- the coaE gene encoding dephospho-CoA kinase (Dephospho-CoA kinase (CoaE) performs the final step in coenzyme A biosynthesis.), translated as MKIAITGTIGSGKSSVSCILKSLNYPVYDADLIAHDLYKPGEPIYDYLISRYGGELLNDDATINRKILAHHLFLADENIMELEDKIFPEVMDKINHIYESDPQDLVFFEVSMLFEAQLEGQFDEVWVVNTTDAIRYQRLLSRGLTHHDIKKREQRQIPTSTKLKLADRILDNNATQDALKALIIETLERMSA; from the coding sequence ATGAAAATAGCAATCACAGGAACCATTGGGTCGGGTAAATCAAGTGTTTCTTGTATCCTTAAATCTTTAAATTATCCAGTGTATGATGCAGATTTAATTGCACATGATTTATATAAGCCAGGCGAACCCATATATGACTATCTTATTTCACGCTATGGCGGTGAACTCCTCAATGACGATGCGACAATAAATCGTAAAATATTGGCCCATCATCTCTTTTTAGCGGATGAGAACATTATGGAGTTAGAGGATAAAATATTTCCAGAAGTTATGGATAAAATCAATCACATTTATGAATCAGATCCACAAGATCTTGTTTTCTTCGAAGTTTCAATGCTTTTTGAAGCACAACTTGAGGGTCAATTTGATGAAGTCTGGGTTGTCAATACAACAGATGCGATTCGTTACCAACGCTTATTGAGTCGTGGTTTAACACACCATGACATAAAAAAACGTGAGCAGCGTCAGATTCCAACCAGTACCAAATTGAAACTCGCTGATCGCATCCTTGACAATAATGCAACACAAGACGCTCTTAAAGCACTGATTATAGAAACGTTAGAAAGGATGAGCGCATGA
- the mutM gene encoding bifunctional DNA-formamidopyrimidine glycosylase/DNA-(apurinic or apyrimidinic site) lyase, translated as MPELPEVETVVRTLEKSLMNETIESLDLRVPSLVEGASLPLSACIFKTFRLFSRRGKYLIFGFDDASFLVVHLRMEGKFHLYKKGCEPAPTKHTHLIFKTHHYVVHYLDTRKFSRFALTNDLDAYLESKHLGLEPFDEQLTSSYLLKRYAHRTRCIKTILLDQSIIAGIGNIYADEILFACKINPQRQACSLSKRECDKIILNTRAVLHNAILQGGTTIRSYTSSLDVSGRFQISLNAYGRKGKPCHRCQTEMVGRKIDGRSTVWCPKCQKV; from the coding sequence ATGCCAGAATTACCTGAGGTCGAAACTGTTGTTCGAACACTGGAAAAATCACTGATGAATGAAACCATTGAGTCCTTGGATTTACGTGTACCCAGCCTTGTAGAAGGAGCAAGTCTTCCTTTGAGTGCGTGCATTTTTAAAACGTTTCGATTGTTTAGTCGTAGAGGTAAATACTTAATCTTCGGATTTGATGATGCATCCTTTCTAGTTGTACACTTACGTATGGAAGGAAAGTTTCATCTCTATAAAAAAGGGTGTGAACCAGCCCCTACAAAACATACACACCTAATATTTAAAACACACCACTACGTGGTTCATTATCTTGATACGCGTAAATTCTCACGATTTGCGCTTACCAATGACTTGGATGCTTATTTAGAATCGAAGCATTTAGGTCTTGAACCCTTCGATGAACAATTAACCAGCTCATACTTGCTGAAGAGATATGCACATCGAACACGATGCATTAAAACAATCCTGTTAGACCAGTCGATTATCGCTGGGATTGGTAATATCTATGCTGACGAGATTCTTTTTGCATGTAAAATCAACCCTCAACGACAAGCATGTTCACTTTCTAAGAGAGAATGTGATAAAATTATTCTAAACACACGTGCTGTGTTGCATAATGCCATTTTACAAGGTGGTACAACCATTCGCTCCTATACATCGTCCTTAGATGTGAGTGGTCGCTTTCAAATTAGTTTGAATGCCTATGGTCGAAAAGGGAAACCGTGTCATCGATGTCAAACTGAAATGGTAGGAAGGAAAATAGATGGACGCTCCACTGTCTGGTGTCCGAAGTGTCAAAAGGTGTAA
- the polA gene encoding DNA polymerase I: MREILLIDGNSMLFRAYYGTLNRGKMASSSGVVTNAVYGFSVMLNRAIDLLKPTHVLVAFDTGQKTFRHKRFDMYKGTRKEVDEDLVSQFALVREFLDALPILRYEMDGYEADDIIGTLAKRYTEDHVTILTSDKDLLQIVDNHVDVLLMKKGLTELEKMTPETLHETMGLRPSQIIDLKAMMGDASDNIPGIPSVGEKTALKLLKEYDTLDGVYQNQDLLRGKLGEKVREYKEQAYLSYDLATIYCEVPVEIEEHDFVFETDSLSTNSFYRKYDMNSLVKETVVVDQQQLNFDHVDIQSILQNKRVSVVVDTDDNDTVIGASLSDGVGAVYVNQDNLQPLLEALVSNQRQFIFVNAKAMYRYMLEQKLPIHQSMFDDVLLLAFIVDGSITTFDKLKDSYNMWNENLDSQSQKLNDANKIHEVYDNLYRRADVMNVYSVYETIEKPLISVLAKCEFNGFTVDQRILDTIATQTEVILNDLSEKIFAHAHKEFNINSPKQLATVLFDDLGLKSGKKRSTAVDVLEKLASEHEIVQLILVYRKYQKLYSTYAVGLVKHIRDDQKIHTTLNQHLTQTGRLSSSNPNLQNISVRDEEGKMIRGAFVASKDCTLLKIDYSQIELRVLAFLANETKMIEVFKQGRDIHEETAREIFNVDTPTSLQRREAKSVNFGIVYGMSEYGLSQQLDISFEDARDYLAKHQQIYPRIHEYMAETIQYCEEHGFVETFFKRRRYISEIKDKNYASREFGKRAAMNAPVQGTAADIIKMAMIKVDTLLDSYKSRLILQVHDELIFDVENDELDALMPQLIEIMETIVSWPVALKVSASTGKTWKE, translated from the coding sequence ATGCGAGAAATATTATTAATTGATGGAAATTCAATGTTATTTAGAGCTTATTATGGGACATTAAACAGGGGAAAGATGGCATCGAGTTCCGGCGTTGTAACTAATGCAGTGTATGGTTTCTCAGTGATGTTAAACCGTGCGATTGATCTATTAAAACCTACCCATGTCCTCGTAGCATTTGATACCGGCCAGAAAACATTCAGACACAAACGGTTTGATATGTACAAAGGCACGCGTAAAGAAGTCGATGAAGATTTAGTGTCTCAATTTGCACTAGTTCGTGAATTTTTAGATGCTTTACCGATTCTTCGATATGAAATGGATGGCTATGAAGCAGATGATATTATTGGGACACTTGCGAAACGCTATACTGAAGATCATGTCACCATTTTAACAAGTGATAAGGATTTACTCCAAATTGTTGATAACCATGTCGATGTTTTATTAATGAAAAAAGGGTTAACCGAACTTGAAAAAATGACGCCCGAAACACTTCATGAAACCATGGGATTAAGACCTTCACAAATTATTGATTTAAAAGCAATGATGGGGGACGCTTCTGATAATATCCCTGGGATTCCATCCGTAGGAGAGAAAACCGCCCTTAAGTTGCTCAAAGAATACGATACCCTTGATGGTGTCTATCAAAACCAAGATTTACTTAGAGGAAAACTCGGGGAAAAAGTCCGCGAGTACAAAGAACAAGCGTACCTTTCGTACGATCTCGCTACTATATATTGTGAAGTACCAGTTGAAATTGAAGAGCATGATTTTGTGTTTGAAACTGATTCGTTAAGTACTAATTCATTCTACCGCAAATATGATATGAACTCATTGGTCAAAGAAACCGTTGTCGTTGATCAACAGCAATTAAATTTTGATCATGTCGATATCCAAAGCATTCTTCAAAACAAACGCGTCAGTGTGGTCGTGGATACCGATGATAATGACACAGTCATCGGTGCCTCTCTATCAGATGGTGTAGGGGCTGTGTATGTTAATCAAGATAACCTTCAGCCGCTTTTAGAAGCATTGGTTTCAAACCAACGACAATTTATCTTTGTAAATGCAAAAGCAATGTATCGGTACATGCTTGAGCAAAAACTACCCATTCATCAAAGCATGTTTGATGATGTCCTTCTTTTGGCCTTCATTGTAGATGGTTCAATTACAACGTTTGATAAACTTAAAGATTCATACAATATGTGGAACGAAAACCTCGATAGTCAATCACAAAAACTCAATGATGCGAATAAGATTCACGAAGTTTATGACAATCTTTACCGCCGCGCAGATGTGATGAATGTTTACTCTGTATACGAAACAATTGAAAAGCCATTAATATCAGTATTAGCAAAATGTGAATTCAACGGATTCACTGTAGATCAACGTATTTTAGACACAATTGCGACTCAAACCGAAGTCATATTAAATGATTTGAGTGAGAAAATATTTGCCCATGCCCATAAGGAATTCAATATTAATTCACCAAAACAATTAGCAACCGTTCTTTTTGATGATTTAGGATTAAAATCAGGAAAGAAACGTTCAACTGCTGTTGATGTTTTAGAAAAACTTGCAAGTGAACATGAAATTGTTCAGCTAATTCTAGTATATCGTAAATATCAAAAACTGTATTCAACGTATGCAGTGGGTTTAGTCAAACACATAAGAGACGACCAAAAAATTCATACGACACTCAATCAACACCTCACACAAACAGGAAGACTCTCATCGTCAAATCCAAACCTTCAAAACATTTCGGTACGTGATGAGGAAGGGAAGATGATTCGGGGTGCATTTGTAGCATCTAAAGACTGTACCTTACTTAAAATTGATTACTCTCAAATTGAACTTCGTGTCTTGGCCTTTTTAGCAAACGAAACAAAAATGATTGAAGTCTTTAAACAAGGAAGAGACATTCATGAAGAAACTGCACGTGAAATATTCAACGTTGACACACCTACCTCACTTCAACGTCGTGAAGCGAAATCTGTAAACTTTGGAATTGTATATGGCATGAGCGAGTATGGTCTATCGCAACAACTCGACATCTCTTTTGAAGATGCACGGGATTACCTTGCGAAACACCAACAAATCTATCCAAGAATTCACGAATATATGGCTGAAACAATTCAGTATTGTGAAGAACATGGATTCGTTGAAACATTCTTTAAGCGCCGTCGTTATATTTCAGAGATTAAAGATAAAAACTATGCCAGCCGTGAATTTGGGAAACGAGCTGCGATGAATGCGCCAGTTCAAGGAACCGCTGCAGACATCATTAAGATGGCAATGATCAAAGTGGATACACTTTTGGATTCCTATAAATCACGATTAATCCTACAAGTGCACGATGAATTAATTTTTGATGTTGAAAATGACGAATTGGATGCACTGATGCCGCAGTTAATCGAAATTATGGAAACCATTGTATCATGGCCAGTCGCACTCAAGGTTTCTGCTTCAACTGGAAAGACATGGAAGGAATAA
- a CDS encoding metal ABC transporter solute-binding protein, Zn/Mn family, protein MKRICQKLIVFSVLVVVLSGCVQDRLNVVVTSYPLEYLVERIAGDRVNVSRLQQGTVAQRATIVDSYESVINNADVIFYINELQPYFELYDSELRNASAQRVDLSVYSTLYAFQRYQNVRVSGQIQTFESAYYDSELLNYIDMYEYDPILWIDPIAMTSMGRSVLNWLVENYPDEAETFQENFESLEVDLVRLYAEYQKLRDVTNQLAFVSLTPSFGNWQKSYGINVYPIVLSKYGALPDEQLMNVYRERIQDDGVKYIAFEGNMPEDYNRLFNQVKTELQLTQINLSNLFALSEDDINENNDYLSIMYRNLDTLLALSESE, encoded by the coding sequence ATGAAAAGAATATGTCAAAAACTCATTGTGTTTAGCGTGTTAGTCGTGGTGTTATCAGGCTGTGTCCAAGATCGCTTAAATGTCGTTGTAACCAGCTATCCATTAGAGTATCTTGTTGAACGCATTGCAGGGGATCGTGTGAATGTTTCACGACTCCAACAAGGCACAGTTGCCCAACGGGCAACGATTGTAGATTCCTATGAATCTGTCATTAATAATGCGGATGTAATCTTCTATATTAATGAATTACAACCTTATTTTGAGTTATATGATTCAGAACTTAGAAACGCAAGTGCACAGCGTGTTGACTTATCAGTCTATTCAACACTTTATGCATTTCAGCGCTATCAAAACGTACGTGTAAGTGGTCAAATTCAAACATTTGAAAGTGCTTATTATGATTCTGAATTATTGAATTATATTGATATGTACGAATATGATCCGATTCTTTGGATTGACCCAATTGCAATGACCTCAATGGGTCGCTCTGTATTAAATTGGCTTGTTGAGAATTACCCAGATGAAGCTGAAACATTTCAAGAAAACTTTGAATCCCTCGAGGTTGATTTAGTTCGCCTTTATGCTGAGTATCAAAAGCTTCGTGATGTAACAAATCAATTAGCATTTGTTTCATTAACACCAAGTTTTGGAAATTGGCAAAAGAGTTATGGTATTAACGTTTATCCAATCGTATTGTCTAAGTACGGTGCATTACCAGATGAACAACTCATGAATGTATATCGTGAACGCATTCAGGATGATGGTGTAAAATATATTGCTTTTGAAGGCAACATGCCAGAGGATTATAATCGTTTATTTAATCAGGTGAAGACTGAACTTCAATTAACACAGATTAATTTAAGTAATTTATTTGCGCTTAGTGAAGATGACATTAATGAAAACAATGATTATCTTTCAATTATGTATCGCAATTTAGATACATTGTTAGCGTTAAGTGAATCAGAGTAA
- a CDS encoding AI-2E family transporter, with product MKIARKAQAYIEENIGFQTLITVLLILLVVYLLMLTSAWWLEAFKLIRQILFPFIIGFGFAYLVYPITRYLEKFKIPRAISVLVVMAAVIGLIALLFSAVIPNLIDDFALFGQTIVDSVQQLYNMYIESSDNPSDIIMSIYSEMLNVMTNITKEIPAYVTTFVTSALSILTTILFSFIIGIYFIFDYERFTRAIGTLARKVNLNTYKSLKSVDQAVKSYVRTEIVIMLIAFVEYTLVYFLVGHNYALILGVLTALSMMVPYIGPTIVHSIGILTSLTLGLSRAVILTLLLVVLSQVDGYVVAPMVFNKRDKLEPLWSLFSFFACSTLFGFVGILISMPLYFSVNSILKLRANNWNDESQN from the coding sequence ATGAAAATCGCGAGAAAAGCGCAAGCATATATTGAAGAAAATATTGGGTTTCAAACTTTAATAACGGTCTTGCTTATTTTGCTTGTAGTTTATTTGTTAATGCTGACTTCTGCCTGGTGGCTTGAAGCCTTTAAATTAATTCGACAAATCCTTTTCCCATTTATCATTGGATTTGGTTTTGCTTACTTAGTTTATCCGATTACACGATATCTTGAGAAATTCAAAATACCCCGAGCAATCAGTGTATTAGTAGTCATGGCAGCTGTAATTGGTCTAATAGCCTTGTTATTTTCTGCAGTCATTCCTAACTTAATTGATGATTTTGCACTCTTTGGTCAAACAATCGTTGACAGCGTTCAACAACTTTATAACATGTATATTGAATCCAGTGATAATCCATCAGACATAATCATGAGCATTTACTCAGAAATGTTGAATGTGATGACTAACATCACAAAAGAAATTCCAGCTTATGTTACAACTTTTGTTACGAGTGCACTGTCCATTCTTACAACGATCTTATTTTCGTTTATTATTGGAATCTATTTCATTTTTGATTATGAACGATTTACAAGAGCCATCGGCACATTGGCACGTAAAGTAAACCTTAACACCTATAAATCTTTGAAATCAGTCGATCAGGCTGTGAAAAGCTATGTTCGTACTGAAATCGTTATTATGTTAATCGCTTTTGTCGAATATACACTTGTTTACTTTTTAGTGGGACATAACTATGCGTTAATATTGGGAGTGTTAACGGCACTTTCCATGATGGTACCGTATATTGGGCCGACGATTGTTCACTCAATTGGGATTTTAACCAGTCTCACTTTGGGTTTATCACGTGCCGTAATTTTAACACTCTTACTTGTCGTACTCTCACAAGTTGACGGATATGTTGTTGCGCCTATGGTTTTCAATAAACGTGACAAACTAGAACCACTTTGGTCGTTGTTTTCATTCTTTGCATGCTCGACTTTATTTGGTTTTGTGGGTATTTTGATATCCATGCCACTGTATTTTTCTGTAAACTCAATCCTAAAGTTAAGAGCAAATAACTGGAATGATGAGTCACAAAACTAA
- the mreC gene encoding rod shape-determining protein MreC: MKEKKTFRRLLVGILALVLVSLLGLGAIKRISFVDSADRGFFSFFSMVRYAAIDYPINTVSNFTKDVANFWDSRYEIDRLKEQLSSVSVDASRVYELEQEVEKLKALNQLDSLYSEFSLISGRTVNRAWDSWNQVITINVGSNQGVELNDAVVAANGLIGRVIDVKENSATVSLLTANSQTSQVSVKIIVNSSISIQGILRSYDAENRVFEVQLLDSSATIQQGMQVFTSGLGGVYPTGLVVGVVDSVKPVADSVGIVVYIKSSVNFNEIDYIKVVNRP, from the coding sequence ATGAAAGAAAAGAAAACATTCCGCCGATTACTCGTAGGAATCCTGGCACTGGTGCTCGTATCATTATTAGGACTGGGTGCTATTAAGCGAATTAGTTTTGTCGATTCCGCAGATCGCGGTTTTTTCTCATTCTTTTCGATGGTTCGTTATGCTGCAATTGATTATCCAATAAATACAGTATCCAATTTCACAAAGGATGTCGCGAATTTTTGGGATTCAAGATATGAAATTGATCGGCTCAAGGAGCAATTAAGCTCTGTTTCGGTTGATGCAAGTAGGGTATACGAACTTGAACAAGAAGTTGAAAAATTAAAAGCTTTAAATCAATTAGATAGTTTATATTCAGAATTTTCACTCATCTCAGGTAGAACCGTTAACCGAGCATGGGATTCGTGGAACCAAGTAATTACAATTAATGTTGGTTCTAATCAAGGTGTTGAATTGAATGATGCAGTGGTCGCTGCAAATGGTTTAATTGGTCGTGTTATTGATGTAAAAGAAAATTCAGCAACCGTAAGTTTACTTACAGCAAACTCTCAAACAAGCCAAGTTTCAGTTAAAATCATCGTCAACAGCTCCATATCAATTCAAGGTATTTTAAGAAGCTATGATGCTGAAAATCGTGTGTTTGAGGTTCAATTACTTGACTCAAGCGCAACCATCCAACAAGGGATGCAAGTCTTTACCTCCGGTTTAGGTGGTGTTTACCCAACAGGTCTAGTTGTTGGTGTTGTTGATAGTGTAAAACCTGTTGCTGACAGTGTTGGGATTGTTGTTTATATTAAATCCAGTGTAAATTTTAATGAAATTGATTATATTAAGGTTGTGAATCGTCCATGA
- the radC gene encoding RadC family protein, giving the protein MKIEEIPVTLRPREKALANGISSLSDRELLALYVRNGSKKGSALDLADQILNLSGGLPGLRYVTRSELVKLHGVQNVKATEILALIEISKRLNEPLSHEKNILNNPLKIVQWVNGLIGYEKQEIFMILCLDVHMNVIEAIELFKGTLNMSQVHPRDIFREAIERNTYQIVLVHNHPSGSLDFSHSDLEVTKALVQSGKMIGISIVDHILVASGSYASLRELRSEIFQNDAG; this is encoded by the coding sequence ATGAAAATAGAAGAAATTCCTGTAACATTAAGACCCCGAGAGAAAGCATTAGCAAATGGTATTTCGTCGCTCTCAGATCGAGAACTCTTAGCCTTATATGTTCGAAACGGTTCAAAAAAGGGATCGGCACTTGATTTAGCAGATCAGATACTCAATTTATCGGGTGGACTTCCAGGACTGCGTTATGTAACGCGCAGTGAATTGGTTAAATTACATGGTGTTCAAAATGTTAAGGCAACTGAGATATTAGCGCTCATCGAAATATCAAAACGTTTAAATGAACCCTTAAGTCATGAAAAAAACATCCTCAATAATCCATTAAAGATTGTCCAATGGGTTAATGGGTTGATTGGCTATGAGAAACAAGAAATCTTTATGATCCTTTGCTTGGATGTTCACATGAATGTGATTGAAGCCATTGAATTATTTAAGGGGACCTTGAATATGAGTCAAGTGCATCCGCGTGATATCTTTAGAGAAGCAATTGAACGCAATACATATCAAATCGTATTAGTTCACAACCACCCAAGTGGAAGTCTCGATTTTAGTCACTCCGATTTAGAAGTAACCAAGGCATTGGTACAATCTGGGAAAATGATTGGTATATCAATTGTCGATCATATTCTTGTTGCAAGCGGTTCATATGCTTCTTTGCGTGAACTAAGAAGTGAAATTTTTCAAAACGATGCGGGTTAG